One Candidatus Fusobacterium pullicola genomic window, ATACAGTAGCAATGATGTCATGTAATCCTTCGATTGGTGGTCCTGGAAAGAGTAATCTTGTGGCTGAAATGGATATTTTAGGTGGAGAGATGGGAAGACACACTGATGAATTTAATCTTCAGTTAAAACATCTAAATGAGAGCAAGGGACCTGCAGCAAGAATTACAAGGGGACAAGCGGATAAGTATCTGTATAGAACTGAGATGAGAAAAAAACTTGAACATACAGAGAACTTACATATGATTCAAGATTGTGTAGAGCAGATAATAGTTGATGAGGGAGAGATAAAGGGAGTTAGAACTAGATTAGGTCTATCTTACTTTGCTAAGGCTGTAATTTTATGTACAGGAACTTTCTTAAAAGGAAAGATAGTTATAGGGGATGTGACATACTCTGCTGGAAGACAGGGAGAGCAATCAGCTGAAAAACTATCAGACTCTTTAAGAGATCATGGAATACATATAGAGAGATACCAAACAGCTACACCTCCAAGACTTGATAGAAGAAGTATAGACTTTTCTAAAATGGAGGAGTTAAAAGGAGAGGAGCATCCTAGATATTTCTCAATTTTTACAAATAAAGAGAGAAATAATGTAGTTCCTACATGGCTTACACACACTACAGAGAAGACTATAGAGGTAGCTAAGGAGATGTTAAAATACTCTCCAATAGTAAGTGGAATAATAGAGACTCATGGACCTAGACACTGCCCATCTCTAGATAGAAAAGTGCTTAATTTCCCAGATAAGACAAATCATCAAATATTCTTAGAATTAGAATCTGCTGACTCAGAAGAGATCTATGTAAATGGGCTTACAACAGCTATGCCACCTTTTGCTCAAGAGGCGATGATGAGAACTATAGCTGGATTAGAGAATGCTAAGATAATGAGACATGGTTATGCAGTTGAGTATGATTATGCTCCAGCTTCACAACTATATCCTAGTTTAGAGAGTAAAAAGATAGCTGGACTGTATTTTGCTGGACAGATAAATGGTACATCAGGTTATGAAGAGGCAGCTTGTCAAGGATTTATGGCAGGGGTAAATGCTGCTAGAAAACTTGATGGAAAGGAACCAGTAATAATTGATAGAAGTGAAGGATATATAGGAGTTCTAATTGACGATATCATACATAAGAAGACACCAGAGCCATATAGAGTATTACCATCACGTTCAGAGTATAGATTAACATTGAGATTTGACAATGCTTTTATGAGATTATATGAAAAGGCAAAGGAGATAGGACTTCTATCTCAAGAGAAGTTAGATTACTTAAAAAATGCTATAGATATAGTAAATAGTGAGATAGCTAGACTTAGAGAGATAAGTGTACCTATGGTTAAGGCAAATGAGCTTTTAGAGAAATTGGGTTCTAATCAAAAATTCTCTAAGGGAATAAAAATTGGAGAGCTTTTAAAGGTTAAAGAGGTAACTTATGATAGCTTAAAGGATGTTACAGATGTTGGAGATTATCCAGAATTTGTAAAAAATCAGATAGAGACAATTATAAAATATGATATCTTTATTCAAAGAGAGAATGAGCAGATAGAAAAGTTTAAAAGATTAGAAGAGATGAGAATACCTAAGGATTTTGATTTTTCATCGGTTAAGGGGATATCAAATATAGCAAGAAGTGGATTAGAGGAGATCAGACCACTTTCAATAGGTGAGGCTTCAAGAATAAGTGGAGTGACAGGAAATGATATAGCTTTACTAATAGGATATTTAAAATAATATGTATATAAACAAAAATAAAAAGATTATTTAGGAGATTTAATGAGTATATTAGATGTAAAAAATGTCAGCCATGGATTTGGTTCTAGAGTAATATTAGAAGATGCTTCTTTTAGACTTTTGAAAGGGGAGCATATAGGACTTGTAGGAGCTAATGGTGAGGGAAAAACAACATTTTTAAATATAATTACAGGAAATCTTATGCCAGATGAGGGAACTGTAACTTGGTGTAATCATATTACTACTGGTTATTTGGATCAGTATAGTACATTGGAGAAGGGAAAAACTATAAGAGATATCTTAAAGTCTGCCTTCAATCATATGTTTGAGTTAGAAAAAGAGATGATGGTACTATATGAGAAGATGGGAGATTGTTCACCTGAGGAGATGGACTCTCTTATGGAAGAGGTAGGAGAGATTCAAAGTATACTGGATAGTGGAGATTTTTACTCTTTGGATTCAAAAATAGAGGAGTATGCAAAGGGATTAGGACTTATGGATATAGGGCTTGAAAGAGATGTATCAGAGCTTTCAGGAGGACAGAGAGCCAAGATATTACTAGCTAAAGTATTACTAGAAAATCCAATGATACTTATACTAGACGAGCCTACAAACTTCCTAGATGAAAATCATATAGAGTGGTTAAAGAACTTTTTACAAAATTATGAAAATGCTTTTATATTAGTTTCACATGATATACCATTTTTAAATTCAGTAGTAAATGTAATTTACCATGTAGAAAATGCTGTATTAACTCGTTATACAGGAGATTATTATCAATTTAGAGAGATGTATGAGTTAAAGAAGAGACAGATAGAGCAAGCATATAAAAAGCAACAGAAAGAGATTGAGCATCTAAAGGATTTCATAGCCCGTAATAAGGCTAGAGTTGCCACTACAAATTTAGCTAAGGATAGACAAAGAAAGCTAGATAGAATGGAGATTATTGAGATAGCTAAGGAGAAACCAAAACCAACTTTTGGATTTAGCTCAGCTAGAACTCCAAGTAGAGAGGTTATAACTGTTAAGGACTTAGTAATCGGTTATAATGAAGCTCTAACTAAACCACTTAATTTCACTGTTGAAAGAAATCAAAAGATTGCTATAAAGGGAGTAAATGGACTTGGAAAATCAACTTTATTAAAAACTTTATTAGGAAAATTAAAACCATTAGCTGGAGAGGTAGAGCATGGACAGTTCCTAGAGATAGGATATTTTGAGCAGGAAGAAAAGGCTGGAAATACTACTACAGCTCTAGATGAGATATGGAATGAGTTTCCGAGTATGACTAATGCGGAAGTAAGAGCTGCCCTTGCAAAATGTGGATTAA contains:
- the mnmG gene encoding tRNA uridine-5-carboxymethylaminomethyl(34) synthesis enzyme MnmG, whose translation is MKKIYDVIVVGGGHAGVEAALASARLGKDTAIFTLYLDTVAMMSCNPSIGGPGKSNLVAEMDILGGEMGRHTDEFNLQLKHLNESKGPAARITRGQADKYLYRTEMRKKLEHTENLHMIQDCVEQIIVDEGEIKGVRTRLGLSYFAKAVILCTGTFLKGKIVIGDVTYSAGRQGEQSAEKLSDSLRDHGIHIERYQTATPPRLDRRSIDFSKMEELKGEEHPRYFSIFTNKERNNVVPTWLTHTTEKTIEVAKEMLKYSPIVSGIIETHGPRHCPSLDRKVLNFPDKTNHQIFLELESADSEEIYVNGLTTAMPPFAQEAMMRTIAGLENAKIMRHGYAVEYDYAPASQLYPSLESKKIAGLYFAGQINGTSGYEEAACQGFMAGVNAARKLDGKEPVIIDRSEGYIGVLIDDIIHKKTPEPYRVLPSRSEYRLTLRFDNAFMRLYEKAKEIGLLSQEKLDYLKNAIDIVNSEIARLREISVPMVKANELLEKLGSNQKFSKGIKIGELLKVKEVTYDSLKDVTDVGDYPEFVKNQIETIIKYDIFIQRENEQIEKFKRLEEMRIPKDFDFSSVKGISNIARSGLEEIRPLSIGEASRISGVTGNDIALLIGYLK
- a CDS encoding ATP-binding cassette domain-containing protein, producing the protein MSILDVKNVSHGFGSRVILEDASFRLLKGEHIGLVGANGEGKTTFLNIITGNLMPDEGTVTWCNHITTGYLDQYSTLEKGKTIRDILKSAFNHMFELEKEMMVLYEKMGDCSPEEMDSLMEEVGEIQSILDSGDFYSLDSKIEEYAKGLGLMDIGLERDVSELSGGQRAKILLAKVLLENPMILILDEPTNFLDENHIEWLKNFLQNYENAFILVSHDIPFLNSVVNVIYHVENAVLTRYTGDYYQFREMYELKKRQIEQAYKKQQKEIEHLKDFIARNKARVATTNLAKDRQRKLDRMEIIEIAKEKPKPTFGFSSARTPSREVITVKDLVIGYNEALTKPLNFTVERNQKIAIKGVNGLGKSTLLKTLLGKLKPLAGEVEHGQFLEIGYFEQEEKAGNTTTALDEIWNEFPSMTNAEVRAALAKCGLTTNHITSQMQVLSGGENAKVRLCKLMLRDINLLVLDEPTNHLDIDAKEELKRALKEFKGTIVLVSHEPDFYMDIATEVWNVEDWTTKIV